From a single Adhaeribacter swui genomic region:
- a CDS encoding TetR/AcrR family transcriptional regulator: MTNCFLVPEEKLKEAAKKIFLEKGFDGTTTRDIAQEAGMNGALLNYYFRSKEKLFSLVFNELFELNFRGMLQIMNQPISLKEKIISLIDHDFQIFKCNPGLVTFLQNELHRNPDRFLDAIPLEKGRLTSVFGKQLQEAINAGEVRPITIPHVLQLIAANVQFIFQSKVMATRLWKMTDAEYDQFVADHQQIVKDMICNYLFIPQAVS, from the coding sequence ATGACCAATTGTTTTTTAGTACCGGAGGAAAAGTTAAAGGAGGCCGCTAAAAAAATATTTCTGGAGAAAGGTTTCGACGGCACTACCACCCGCGATATTGCCCAGGAGGCCGGTATGAACGGTGCCTTGTTAAATTATTACTTCCGGAGTAAAGAAAAGCTTTTTTCTCTGGTTTTCAACGAATTATTTGAGCTTAACTTCCGGGGCATGCTCCAGATCATGAATCAGCCCATCTCATTAAAAGAAAAAATTATCAGCTTGATTGATCATGATTTTCAAATTTTTAAATGCAACCCTGGGTTGGTTACTTTTTTACAAAACGAATTGCACCGGAACCCAGACCGTTTTCTGGATGCCATTCCTTTAGAAAAAGGCCGCCTCACTTCGGTTTTTGGGAAACAGTTGCAGGAGGCTATTAACGCCGGCGAAGTTCGCCCGATTACTATTCCGCATGTCTTGCAACTCATCGCCGCTAACGTTCAGTTTATTTTTCAGAGTAAAGTAATGGCTACGCGGCTCTGGAAAATGACCGATGCCGAATACGACCAATTTGTAGCAGATCATCAACAAATTGTGAAAGACATGATCTGCAACTACTTATTTATACCGCAAGCAGTTAGCTGA
- a CDS encoding PQQ-dependent sugar dehydrogenase, with translation MKKPVLYFLGLLVLASFTWANQPEPATSPAAKKPVAAAKPVPFTVEKLHEGFNNPWGMAWLPDGRLLVTERAGDILVFKNNKFTGQKLSGVPQVFAEGQGGLLDIKLHPDYAKNKWIYISYSKPVEGGATTAIMRFKLQGNQLVEKKDIFLAQPYLKANFHFGSRIVFDKDKFLYFSSGERGTQPKVQELDNDHGKIHRIYDDGRVPQDNPFVNQKGARPTIWSYGHRNPQGMVYDAATNRLWAVEHGPKGGDELNLIEKGKNYGWPKTSYGINYDGTILTEYKEMEGVTNPVRYWVPSIGPCGMAQVTSDRYPDWKGNLLVGALAFRHIARVELNGDKYVTEEKLVEDIGRVRCVAQSPDGYIYALTEGPGLLIRLTPTKS, from the coding sequence ATGAAAAAACCTGTTCTTTATTTTTTAGGCCTGTTGGTTCTGGCTTCTTTTACCTGGGCTAACCAACCGGAGCCTGCTACTTCCCCGGCGGCCAAAAAGCCAGTTGCCGCCGCTAAGCCGGTGCCATTTACCGTCGAGAAATTGCACGAGGGCTTTAACAACCCCTGGGGCATGGCCTGGTTGCCCGATGGCCGTTTGCTGGTAACCGAACGCGCCGGCGACATCCTGGTTTTTAAAAACAATAAGTTTACCGGCCAGAAGCTGAGCGGCGTGCCTCAGGTTTTTGCCGAAGGCCAGGGTGGCTTGCTGGATATTAAACTGCACCCCGATTACGCTAAAAATAAATGGATTTACATTTCGTACTCCAAGCCCGTAGAAGGTGGCGCTACCACCGCTATTATGCGCTTTAAACTGCAAGGCAACCAATTGGTAGAGAAAAAAGATATTTTTCTGGCGCAGCCTTATTTAAAAGCTAATTTCCACTTTGGCAGCCGCATTGTGTTTGATAAAGATAAATTCTTATACTTCAGCTCCGGCGAAAGGGGCACGCAACCCAAAGTACAGGAATTAGATAACGACCACGGTAAAATTCACCGGATTTACGACGATGGCCGGGTACCGCAGGATAACCCGTTTGTAAACCAGAAAGGAGCCCGCCCCACGATTTGGTCGTACGGCCACCGCAACCCCCAAGGTATGGTATACGACGCCGCTACGAACCGCTTGTGGGCCGTGGAGCACGGACCTAAAGGAGGCGACGAATTAAACCTGATTGAGAAAGGTAAAAATTACGGCTGGCCTAAAACTTCGTACGGCATTAACTACGACGGCACCATTTTAACTGAATATAAAGAAATGGAAGGCGTAACCAATCCGGTGCGTTACTGGGTACCATCTATTGGCCCCTGCGGCATGGCCCAGGTTACCAGCGACCGTTACCCCGACTGGAAAGGCAATTTATTAGTAGGCGCGTTAGCATTCCGGCACATTGCCCGGGTAGAGCTAAACGGCGATAAATACGTTACCGAAGAAAAACTGGTGGAAGATATTGGCCGGGTAAGATGCGTAGCCCAAAGCCCCGATGGCTACATCTACGCCCTAACCGAAGGCCCCGGCTTATTAATCCGGCTTACCCCCACAAAATCATAA
- a CDS encoding ROK family protein yields MMKELLPEEKILSIDIGGSNIKATTLDCQGSLQNEYKKVPTPAPASPENVIEAIQELVKNFEGYHKVSVGFPGYVRNGRVLTAPNLDTALWRNFNLQEALKQVLDKPVRLVNDADLQGLGVVRGKGLEMVITLGTGFGTALLLDGNLLPHLELAHHPVCGNKTYDQYIGEKAFKKHGEEKWNSRMVRVLAILKAVFNYDHLFISGGNASKLRFKLDENITIVSNRDGIKGGARLWQQEEHHFMETEYSAF; encoded by the coding sequence ATGATGAAAGAATTATTGCCCGAAGAAAAAATTTTGTCGATAGATATTGGTGGATCTAACATTAAAGCCACCACCCTGGATTGCCAGGGCTCCCTCCAGAATGAGTATAAAAAAGTACCTACTCCCGCGCCTGCCTCGCCCGAAAACGTGATTGAAGCAATTCAGGAACTGGTAAAAAACTTTGAAGGTTACCACAAAGTTTCGGTGGGTTTTCCGGGGTACGTGCGCAATGGCCGGGTACTTACGGCGCCTAATTTAGATACAGCCTTGTGGCGCAATTTTAACTTGCAGGAAGCTTTAAAGCAGGTGTTGGATAAACCCGTGCGCTTAGTGAACGATGCCGATTTGCAAGGTTTAGGTGTAGTTAGAGGCAAAGGCCTGGAAATGGTGATAACTCTGGGAACCGGATTTGGCACCGCCTTACTGCTCGACGGCAATCTCCTCCCCCACCTGGAACTAGCCCATCACCCGGTTTGCGGTAATAAAACCTACGACCAGTACATCGGTGAAAAAGCTTTTAAAAAACACGGCGAAGAAAAATGGAACAGCCGCATGGTACGGGTTCTAGCTATTTTAAAAGCTGTTTTTAACTACGATCATTTATTTATTAGCGGCGGCAACGCGTCTAAACTCCGGTTTAAACTCGACGAAAATATTACCATTGTGTCGAACCGCGATGGCATTAAAGGGGGCGCCCGGTTGTGGCAGCAGGAAGAGCATCATTTTATGGAAACGGAGTATTCTGCTTTTTAA
- a CDS encoding YceI family protein: MATTKWAVDPTHSEVQFKVKHLMITTVTGYFQKFNVEAETEGDQFTNATKVVFTADVDSISTNNEQRDTHLKSPDFFDAANHGQVQFVGNKYEHTGGDDYKLHGDLTIRGITKPITVNVEFGGIVVDPYGQTKAGFTVSGKISRKEFGLTWNAVTEAGSVVVSDEIKLQAEIQLVKQS; the protein is encoded by the coding sequence ATGGCAACTACAAAATGGGCAGTAGACCCAACGCACAGCGAAGTTCAGTTTAAGGTAAAGCACTTAATGATTACCACCGTAACCGGTTATTTTCAAAAATTTAACGTGGAAGCGGAAACCGAAGGCGATCAGTTTACCAATGCTACCAAGGTAGTTTTCACCGCCGATGTAGATTCTATCAGCACCAACAACGAACAACGCGATACGCACTTAAAATCCCCGGATTTCTTTGATGCCGCTAACCACGGTCAGGTTCAGTTTGTGGGTAATAAATACGAGCATACCGGCGGCGATGATTATAAACTGCACGGCGACTTAACCATCCGGGGCATTACCAAACCCATTACCGTGAATGTAGAATTTGGCGGAATTGTGGTAGACCCTTACGGCCAAACCAAAGCCGGATTTACGGTATCCGGTAAAATCAGCCGGAAAGAATTTGGCTTAACCTGGAACGCCGTAACCGAAGCCGGTAGCGTAGTGGTAAGCGACGAAATTAAGCTGCAAGCCGAAATACAATTAGTGAAACAAAGTTAA
- a CDS encoding ring-cleaving dioxygenase encodes MENKILGLHHITAIADKAKRNLDFYTKTLGLRLLKKTVNFDDPGTYHLYYGDEKGSAGTILTFFPYEGSRRGRNGTGMITEISYSVPANSFAFWLNRFAENGVPYQQPAERFGEKYIVFQDPDGLQFALVAPKAEDTRVPWATAEVDATVATRGFAGATLTLRDKQATAAVLTDIFDYKLTGHEGNRHRYVTDAVEQANIIDLVEAPNELRGAGGAGTNHHIAFRVKNEEVLMYFHDKIASQGYNITQKIDRNYFYSLYFREPGGVLFEIATDNPGFGIDESFDQLGSGLLLPPQYEPRRADIEAVLPKLD; translated from the coding sequence ATGGAAAATAAAATTTTAGGCCTGCATCATATTACGGCCATTGCCGACAAGGCCAAACGCAATCTTGATTTTTATACCAAAACGCTGGGACTGCGCCTGCTAAAGAAAACGGTTAATTTCGACGATCCGGGTACTTACCATTTATATTACGGCGACGAAAAAGGCAGTGCGGGTACTATTCTTACTTTTTTCCCTTACGAAGGTTCCCGCCGCGGACGGAATGGTACGGGCATGATTACTGAAATTAGTTATTCTGTACCGGCCAACAGCTTTGCTTTCTGGCTCAACCGCTTTGCCGAAAACGGCGTGCCTTACCAGCAACCTGCCGAACGTTTCGGGGAGAAATACATTGTTTTCCAGGATCCGGATGGTTTGCAGTTTGCGTTGGTAGCTCCTAAAGCCGAAGATACCCGGGTGCCCTGGGCCACGGCCGAAGTAGATGCCACCGTAGCCACTCGCGGTTTTGCCGGTGCCACCTTAACCCTGCGCGATAAACAAGCTACAGCGGCGGTTTTAACGGATATTTTTGATTATAAATTAACCGGCCACGAAGGGAACCGGCACCGCTACGTTACCGATGCGGTAGAACAAGCCAATATAATTGATTTGGTAGAAGCGCCCAACGAACTTCGGGGAGCCGGCGGAGCGGGTACCAACCACCACATTGCTTTCCGGGTAAAAAACGAAGAAGTGCTGATGTACTTCCATGATAAAATTGCCAGCCAGGGTTATAACATTACCCAGAAAATAGACCGAAATTATTTTTATTCCTTGTATTTCCGGGAGCCAGGCGGCGTCTTATTTGAAATCGCGACCGATAATCCCGGCTTTGGTATCGACGAGTCGTTTGACCAGTTAGGTTCCGGGTTGTTGTTACCGCCGCAATACGAACCCCGCCGCGCCGACATTGAAGCCGTATTGCCCAAATTAGATTAA